A genomic segment from Rubrobacter tropicus encodes:
- a CDS encoding nitrate/nitrite transporter: MAGTNLRETIGGTDEVRPGAYRALVLSTLAFALCFSVWGLVAPLAPQFQELYRLSSTQISVVIATPMLLGALFRIPMGLLTDRFGGRMVFPVLMLILIVPVLFVGILGGSFAGLLFWGFFLGLAGSSFAVGVPFVSKWFPPHMQGLALGIYGIGTIGTAIAAYTAPAIAAFYGWQWAFWVFIVPLIIMAVIFWVVGRDAPSTGPRPSLAAGVALFRQEAMPWVLSLFYFLTFGGFVAMGIYLPKLLVDLFGYTQTGAGLRAAGFVVLAVLARPVGGWLADRIGGPRTLMISFAILPLMAFILSFEPGIVLFTIGALTSAVLFGLGNGAVFKLVAEYYPGKTGAVTGVVGAAGGLGGFFPPLVLGVVRDATGSYAIGFVLLALFAVGCLLVNLLYVTRRPASGGAATEGRVR, translated from the coding sequence ATGGCGGGGACGAACCTTCGGGAAACCATAGGCGGGACGGACGAGGTGCGGCCCGGAGCATACCGGGCGCTGGTCCTCTCCACCCTGGCCTTCGCGTTGTGCTTCTCGGTGTGGGGGCTCGTAGCGCCGTTGGCGCCGCAGTTTCAGGAGCTGTACCGGCTGTCGAGCACCCAGATCAGCGTCGTCATCGCGACGCCGATGCTGTTGGGGGCGCTGTTTCGCATCCCGATGGGATTGCTTACGGACCGGTTCGGTGGGCGGATGGTCTTCCCCGTGCTGATGCTCATTCTGATCGTGCCGGTGCTCTTTGTCGGCATCTTGGGCGGCTCTTTTGCAGGGTTGCTCTTCTGGGGCTTTTTCCTGGGATTGGCCGGTAGCTCATTCGCCGTCGGGGTTCCCTTCGTCTCCAAGTGGTTCCCACCGCACATGCAGGGACTGGCTTTGGGGATCTACGGTATCGGCACTATCGGGACCGCCATCGCCGCGTACACCGCCCCGGCGATAGCAGCCTTTTACGGCTGGCAGTGGGCGTTCTGGGTGTTCATCGTCCCGCTGATCATCATGGCGGTCATCTTCTGGGTGGTGGGCCGGGATGCGCCTTCCACGGGACCGAGGCCGTCTCTTGCGGCGGGCGTCGCGTTGTTTCGGCAAGAGGCGATGCCCTGGGTGTTGAGCCTCTTCTACTTTCTTACCTTCGGCGGGTTCGTGGCCATGGGCATCTACCTGCCCAAGCTCCTGGTCGACCTCTTCGGGTACACCCAGACCGGCGCGGGGCTGCGGGCCGCCGGGTTCGTGGTGCTGGCGGTGCTGGCGCGTCCGGTGGGCGGCTGGCTCGCCGACCGCATCGGAGGCCCGCGTACCCTCATGATCAGCTTTGCCATTCTCCCCCTTATGGCCTTCATCCTCAGCTTCGAGCCCGGCATAGTCCTGTTCACGATAGGCGCCCTCACTAGCGCGGTACTCTTCGGGCTCGGGAACGGGGCCGTCTTCAAGCTGGTGGCCGAGTACTACCCGGGCAAGACCGGCGCGGTCACGGGCGTCGTCGGGGCGGCCGGCGGACTGGGCGGATTCTTCCCGCCTCTGGTCCTCGGCGTGGTGCGAGACGCGACCGGCTCCTACGCCATAGGCTTTGTTCTGCTGGCACTCTTCGCCGTCGGGTGTCTACTGGTCAATCTGTTGTACGTCACGAGGAGGCCGGCCAGCGGAGGCGCGGCTACGGAAGGGAGAGTGAGGTAG
- a CDS encoding helix-turn-helix transcriptional regulator, with amino-acid sequence MMAGNCGNGLPAAVEALAGARTDDAVFVVGPDHRVVYWDPRTEFLTGLAGAEVVGKPLHETVAGEREDGTPFCHCGCSAMRLARAGQSVPSHEVRLCSPTGKKRWVSVTVLNVDAEEGPYLINLLRDSQRMHDALEMARALVRGSNGDAFDTAGNTPELTSRQLEVLRLLSEGMSARAVGRELGIAEATVRGHVRGLLRAFGMHSQIEVLAEARKTGLLAG; translated from the coding sequence ATGATGGCGGGTAACTGTGGGAATGGACTTCCCGCGGCGGTCGAGGCTCTTGCCGGGGCCCGCACGGACGACGCGGTGTTCGTGGTTGGGCCCGACCATCGCGTCGTCTACTGGGATCCCCGGACCGAGTTTCTCACAGGGCTCGCTGGCGCGGAGGTGGTGGGCAAACCTCTCCACGAGACAGTGGCGGGCGAGAGGGAGGACGGTACGCCCTTCTGCCACTGTGGGTGCTCCGCGATGAGGTTGGCCCGGGCCGGGCAGTCGGTTCCTTCTCACGAAGTGCGCCTGTGCTCTCCCACGGGCAAGAAGCGATGGGTGAGCGTCACGGTGCTGAACGTGGACGCCGAAGAGGGGCCGTACCTGATCAACCTGCTGCGCGATTCCCAACGGATGCACGATGCGCTGGAGATGGCCCGGGCTCTGGTCCGAGGGTCCAACGGGGATGCTTTCGACACGGCCGGGAACACGCCGGAGCTCACCTCCCGTCAGTTGGAGGTGCTGAGGCTGCTTTCCGAAGGCATGTCCGCCAGAGCCGTGGGTCGAGAACTGGGCATCGCGGAGGCCACCGTCCGCGGCCACGTCCGGGGCCTGTTGCGAGCGTTTGGGATGCACTCGCAGATAGAGGTACTCGCCGAAGCCCGGAAGACGGGCCTGCTGGCCGGGTAA
- a CDS encoding DUF4149 domain-containing protein, with protein sequence MDAIVHTLHVLLAGVWLGGVVFTTTVVSPALKAMKWGEAERVGVRSAIGRQYARVGTANLALLLVFAVLDGALGGFGTVLYAEYVLLVLLFGLVAAHGAYFGRRLRRLAEAEREASDAEEVRSLAGQRRLLQRTSFRVSMLDLLVSVVLVVLAVNGQG encoded by the coding sequence TTGGACGCGATCGTTCACACGCTTCACGTTCTACTCGCCGGGGTCTGGCTCGGCGGAGTGGTGTTCACGACGACCGTCGTCTCGCCGGCCCTGAAGGCGATGAAGTGGGGCGAGGCCGAGCGGGTGGGGGTAAGGTCGGCCATCGGGCGTCAGTACGCCAGGGTGGGGACGGCCAACCTGGCGCTGCTGCTCGTCTTCGCCGTTCTGGACGGCGCGCTCGGAGGTTTCGGGACCGTGCTCTACGCCGAGTACGTCCTGCTCGTGTTGCTCTTCGGGCTCGTCGCGGCGCACGGGGCGTATTTCGGGCGGCGTCTGAGAAGGCTCGCGGAGGCCGAGCGTGAGGCGTCCGACGCCGAGGAGGTCCGCTCGCTGGCCGGACAGAGACGTTTACTACAGAGGACGTCTTTCCGGGTCTCGATGCTGGACCTTCTCGTCAGCGTGGTCCTCGTGGTGCTCGCCGTGAACGGTCAGGGATGA
- a CDS encoding cupin domain-containing protein: MRIIEPESGTTRAAPVEGGPTVEVLVGGDGAESGNLAAARVTVPPGGRMPEHDHGESEALMIVQSGRVVIREGGREETLAPGKMASIGIGERVSLENPSSSEPASLLAFFAPPAFARTFGAWPSA; encoded by the coding sequence ATGCGCATCATCGAGCCTGAGAGCGGGACCACCCGCGCCGCTCCGGTAGAAGGTGGCCCCACGGTAGAGGTGCTGGTCGGTGGGGACGGTGCGGAGAGCGGCAATCTGGCCGCGGCGCGCGTGACGGTACCACCTGGTGGGAGGATGCCGGAGCACGACCACGGGGAGTCCGAGGCGCTCATGATCGTACAGAGCGGACGGGTAGTGATCCGGGAGGGTGGGCGCGAGGAGACGCTCGCGCCGGGGAAGATGGCCTCGATCGGGATCGGCGAGAGGGTAAGCCTCGAGAATCCCTCCTCTTCGGAGCCGGCCTCCCTTCTGGCCTTCTTCGCGCCGCCGGCATTCGCCAGGACTTTCGGGGCGTGGCCGTCGGCGTAG
- a CDS encoding RrF2 family transcriptional regulator has protein sequence MRLELSSEGRYGLRALVYLAQIGEMATADTISAEAKIPRRLLARVLAGLSRAGLVASQEGRGGGSRLARSPEEITLRDAVVAMEGPFEVTKCIMQDRACGEGAPCAMHGAWEEGQEAILDYLEAQTLSEFVSRTASRAGPSGGQEEARA, from the coding sequence TTGAGGCTGGAGCTTAGCAGCGAGGGGCGCTACGGTTTGAGAGCGCTGGTCTACCTGGCGCAGATCGGGGAGATGGCGACCGCCGACACCATCTCCGCCGAGGCGAAGATTCCGCGCCGCCTGCTGGCCCGCGTTTTGGCCGGGCTCTCGCGCGCCGGGCTGGTGGCGAGTCAGGAGGGGCGGGGCGGGGGCTCGCGACTGGCCCGCTCGCCCGAGGAGATAACGCTGAGGGACGCCGTGGTGGCGATGGAGGGTCCCTTCGAGGTCACCAAGTGCATTATGCAGGACAGGGCCTGCGGCGAGGGAGCACCCTGCGCCATGCACGGGGCCTGGGAGGAGGGGCAGGAGGCCATCCTGGACTATCTCGAGGCCCAGACGCTCTCGGAGTTCGTCTCACGGACCGCATCGAGGGCCGGCCCCTCCGGGGGTCAGGAGGAGGCCCGGGCATAG
- a CDS encoding Crp/Fnr family transcriptional regulator gives MMRLSGAAVALGEYAAPEGRGCRRLLAALRETGTPLVRRSYDGGEEIYRGDDAGRTLYVLTGGVAKLFVGYAGYVGSKDATFLLLGPWECFGFSAFADGRKSRFSAGAVTDCEAIKVPGALVERAIRRRPEVALEMATLLETRLVEYEELLGCLLPRRTEVRLAKLLPILGRKFGETTDVGVAIGLRLTRGDLATMVASTRESVTAAVIGLRKKGILEMEGGRIVLLDPERLAEIGRQ, from the coding sequence ATGATGAGGCTTTCGGGGGCTGCGGTGGCGCTTGGAGAATACGCCGCGCCGGAGGGGCGAGGGTGTCGCAGGCTGCTGGCGGCGCTGCGCGAGACGGGGACGCCGCTCGTGCGTCGGTCCTACGATGGCGGGGAGGAGATCTACCGTGGGGACGATGCGGGAAGGACGCTCTACGTGCTCACTGGAGGTGTCGCGAAACTCTTCGTCGGCTACGCGGGTTACGTAGGGAGCAAGGACGCCACCTTTCTGTTGCTTGGGCCATGGGAGTGTTTCGGCTTCTCGGCGTTCGCCGACGGGCGTAAGAGCCGGTTCTCGGCGGGGGCCGTAACCGACTGTGAGGCGATCAAGGTACCCGGGGCATTGGTGGAGCGTGCGATACGCCGGCGGCCGGAGGTGGCGCTTGAGATGGCGACGCTCCTGGAAACGAGGCTGGTCGAGTATGAGGAGTTGTTGGGGTGTCTCTTGCCCCGCAGGACCGAAGTCCGGCTGGCGAAGCTGCTGCCGATCCTGGGCCGGAAGTTCGGAGAGACGACCGATGTCGGGGTCGCAATCGGGCTCCGGCTCACCCGCGGCGACCTGGCGACGATGGTCGCCTCTACCCGCGAGTCGGTAACCGCCGCGGTGATCGGCTTGCGCAAGAAGGGAATCCTGGAGATGGAGGGAGGACGCATCGTCCTGCTGGATCCCGAGAGGCTGGCGGAGATCGGGCGTCAATGA
- a CDS encoding cupin domain-containing protein, producing MSTRPHPESERPLHGPLQSFDLEQEVARLRAEKAWRDGKRNAITLRKGEGMNVVLLVMKAGDRLEEHAAPGPFSLSVREGRVRFATGEETVEAGPGVLLTCDTGVRHTVEALDDAVCLLTVAG from the coding sequence ATGTCGACCCGTCCCCACCCCGAGTCCGAGCGGCCACTGCATGGTCCGCTCCAGAGCTTCGATCTGGAACAGGAGGTCGCCCGTCTGCGGGCCGAGAAGGCCTGGCGGGATGGCAAGCGAAACGCCATAACCCTGCGTAAAGGCGAGGGCATGAACGTGGTGCTTCTGGTCATGAAGGCCGGCGACAGGCTCGAGGAGCACGCCGCGCCCGGTCCCTTCAGCCTGAGCGTCCGGGAGGGGCGCGTACGCTTTGCGACGGGTGAGGAGACAGTCGAGGCCGGGCCCGGAGTTCTGCTTACATGCGACACCGGGGTACGGCACACGGTAGAGGCGCTCGACGACGCGGTGTGCCTGCTCACCGTCGCGGGATGA